One window of Pseudomonas sp. FP198 genomic DNA carries:
- a CDS encoding FMN-dependent NADH-azoreductase, giving the protein MSKILVVHGSPRGERSHSRRLTEAFIAAWQAANPHTQPTRREVGRTVIPPVNEAFIAAAFHSEPQARPLTMQADLALSDALVAELQAHDRLVISTPMHNFGVPSGVKAWIDQIVRIGVTFNHSLDNGVSQYEPLVLGKKALIVTSRGDFGFGLGGSLESMNHADTLLRTVLGFIGISDVTVVAAEGEESAEHSFARSYAEAEQRLLALARTF; this is encoded by the coding sequence ATGAGCAAGATTCTTGTAGTGCATGGCAGCCCTCGCGGCGAGCGTTCCCATTCCCGGCGTCTGACGGAGGCTTTCATAGCGGCTTGGCAGGCCGCCAATCCACATACCCAACCGACTCGCCGCGAGGTCGGCCGGACCGTCATTCCTCCGGTCAACGAAGCCTTCATCGCCGCGGCGTTCCACTCCGAGCCTCAGGCGCGGCCGTTGACCATGCAGGCCGACCTGGCCTTGAGCGATGCGTTGGTGGCGGAGCTGCAGGCCCATGACCGGCTGGTGATTTCCACGCCCATGCATAATTTCGGCGTGCCCAGCGGCGTGAAGGCCTGGATCGACCAGATCGTGCGCATTGGCGTGACGTTCAACCACAGCCTGGATAACGGCGTCTCGCAATATGAACCGCTGGTGTTGGGCAAGAAGGCCCTGATCGTGACCAGCCGTGGCGATTTCGGCTTCGGCCTTGGAGGCTCGCTGGAATCCATGAACCACGCCGATACGCTGCTGCGCACGGTCCTCGGATTTATCGGCATCAGCGATGTGACGGTGGTGGCCGCTGAAGGAGAGGAGTCGGCCGAGCACAGCTTCGCACGGTCCTATGCAGAGGCCGAGCAGCGCTTGCTGGCGCTGGCGCGGACATTCTGA
- a CDS encoding PsiF family protein, whose amino-acid sequence MKMLRVPLLMIGLLLCSQGFAATAQQTKMTTCNADATAKALKGDERKAFMSNCLKATPAAAEPSTPQERMKTCNATATTQALKGDARKAFMSDCLKKK is encoded by the coding sequence ATGAAGATGCTGCGTGTCCCTTTGTTGATGATCGGCCTGCTGCTGTGTTCCCAGGGCTTCGCCGCCACCGCCCAACAGACCAAGATGACCACCTGCAACGCCGACGCCACCGCCAAGGCCCTCAAGGGTGACGAGCGCAAGGCTTTCATGAGCAACTGCCTGAAGGCCACTCCGGCCGCTGCTGAACCCAGCACCCCGCAGGAACGCATGAAGACCTGCAATGCCACGGCGACGACCCAGGCCTTGAAGGGCGATGCGCGCAAAGCGTTCATGAGTGATTGCCTGAAGAAAAAGTAA
- a CDS encoding HupE/UreJ family protein: protein MTFKRILGALALLLTPALAFAHPGHGDNGLIAGLGHPIGGLDHLLAMLAVGLWAAQQQGAARWALPCTFVGTMLLGGLLGFEGLNLPALESGIAASVLALGLAVALAVRPPLSLAVGATAIFALFHGVAHGLELPDMSSPWAYAVGFVAATAALHGAGFALVRVLPRAAAPVIRLAGAASAAAGVWLLAS, encoded by the coding sequence ATGACATTCAAACGTATCCTCGGCGCCCTCGCCTTGCTACTGACTCCGGCTCTGGCCTTTGCCCACCCCGGTCACGGCGATAACGGCCTGATCGCCGGCCTGGGCCACCCCATCGGCGGGCTCGACCATCTGCTCGCGATGTTGGCGGTCGGCTTGTGGGCGGCCCAACAACAAGGCGCCGCGCGCTGGGCACTGCCATGCACTTTCGTCGGGACGATGCTGCTCGGTGGTTTGCTGGGCTTCGAAGGCCTGAATCTGCCAGCGTTGGAAAGCGGCATCGCCGCCTCGGTGCTGGCCCTGGGCCTGGCGGTGGCGCTGGCGGTGCGTCCGCCGCTGAGCCTGGCAGTCGGTGCGACGGCGATATTTGCGCTGTTCCATGGCGTGGCCCATGGCTTGGAGCTGCCGGACATGTCGAGTCCGTGGGCCTATGCGGTGGGGTTCGTCGCCGCGACGGCGGCGCTGCACGGCGCGGGCTTTGCGCTGGTTCGCGTGTTGCCACGCGCGGCGGCGCCAGTGATCAGGTTGGCCGGGGCTGCTTCGGCGGCGGCTGGGGTCTGGTTGTTGGCTAGCTGA
- a CDS encoding TetR family transcriptional regulator encodes MLPRAEQKQQTRNALMDAARHLMECGRGFGSLSLREVAKTAGIVPTGFYRHFDDMDQLGLALVSEVGQTFRETIRLVRHNEFVMGGIIDASVRIFLDVVHANRSQFLFLAREQYGGSLPVRQAIAKLREDISSDLAADLALMPKLQHLDLAGLSVMADLVVKSVFATLPDIIDPPAKALPEHLTPQAKITQQLRFIFIGLKHWHGLGSTE; translated from the coding sequence ATGCTTCCCCGCGCCGAACAGAAACAACAGACCCGAAATGCCCTGATGGATGCAGCGCGCCATTTGATGGAGTGCGGCAGGGGATTCGGCAGCCTGAGCCTGCGCGAAGTCGCCAAGACAGCCGGCATCGTACCCACCGGGTTCTATCGACACTTCGACGACATGGACCAGCTTGGCCTGGCGCTCGTCAGCGAAGTCGGGCAGACGTTTCGCGAAACCATCCGGCTGGTGCGCCACAACGAATTTGTCATGGGCGGCATCATTGATGCGTCTGTGCGTATTTTTCTCGACGTGGTGCATGCCAACCGATCGCAGTTCCTGTTCCTGGCCCGCGAGCAGTACGGCGGCTCCCTACCGGTACGCCAGGCCATCGCGAAGCTGCGCGAAGACATCAGCTCGGACCTCGCCGCCGACCTGGCATTGATGCCCAAATTGCAGCACCTGGATCTTGCGGGACTCAGCGTGATGGCCGACCTCGTCGTCAAAAGTGTCTTCGCCACCCTGCCGGACATCATCGACCCGCCCGCCAAAGCACTTCCCGAACATCTCACCCCCCAGGCAAAGATCACCCAGCAACTGCGGTTCATCTTCATCGGCCTCAAGCATTGGCACGGGTTGGGTAGCACCGAATAA
- a CDS encoding urease accessory protein UreF, with protein sequence MNPAWALLRLASPQLPIGGYSYSQGLEMAVDNGLVKTPDEARRWISDQMLLNLARFEAPLLLAHCTAAAADDWHALLELCEQHRASRETRELYQESRQMGYSLQQLLAGLPELDSAARSFLEQRSEPHLALGWALAARAWDIKPEDALAAWLWSWLENQLAVLMKTLPLGQQAAQRLTSELLPLLQQAQQIASNIDPDHYGSAAFGLSLACMAHERQYSRLFRS encoded by the coding sequence ATGAACCCGGCCTGGGCGCTGCTGCGCCTGGCCAGTCCGCAACTGCCGATTGGCGGCTACAGCTACTCCCAAGGCCTGGAAATGGCTGTAGATAACGGCCTGGTCAAGACGCCCGATGAAGCACGCCGCTGGATCAGCGATCAGATGCTACTGAACCTCGCGCGTTTCGAAGCGCCCTTGCTGCTGGCTCATTGCACGGCGGCCGCTGCCGACGATTGGCACGCGCTGCTGGAACTCTGTGAACAACACCGTGCCAGCCGGGAAACCCGCGAGCTGTACCAGGAAAGCCGGCAGATGGGCTACTCGTTGCAACAACTGCTGGCGGGCCTGCCGGAACTCGACAGCGCAGCGCGCAGCTTCCTTGAACAGCGCAGCGAACCGCACCTGGCGTTGGGCTGGGCCCTGGCGGCCCGTGCCTGGGACATCAAGCCAGAGGATGCCCTCGCCGCCTGGTTGTGGAGCTGGCTGGAAAACCAACTGGCGGTGCTGATGAAAACCCTACCGTTGGGCCAGCAAGCCGCGCAGAGGTTGACCAGCGAACTGCTGCCGTTGCTGCAACAGGCCCAGCAGATCGCCTCGAACATCGACCCCGACCATTACGGCAGTGCCGCGTTTGGCCTGTCCCTGGCGTGCATGGCCCATGAGCGCCAGTACAGCCGCCTGTTCCGTTCATAG
- a CDS encoding SDR family oxidoreductase yields the protein MSDTLFITGATSGFGEACARRFAEAGWKLVLTGRREERLSALCAELSKQTEVHGLVLDVRDRKAMEEAIASLPSSFAKLRGLINNAGLALGVDPAPKCDLDDWDTMVDTNVKGLIYSTRLLLPRLIAHGRGAGIINLGSIAGNYPYPGSHVYGASKAFVRQFSLNLRCDLQGTGVRVSNIEPGLCESEFSLVRFGGDQERYNATYAGAEPIQPQDIAETIFWVLNTPAHININSLELMPVSQTWAGFAIERNKA from the coding sequence ATGTCCGACACCCTGTTTATCACCGGCGCGACGTCCGGTTTTGGTGAAGCCTGTGCCCGTCGTTTTGCCGAGGCCGGTTGGAAACTGGTGCTGACCGGTCGTCGTGAAGAGCGCCTCAGCGCCCTCTGTGCCGAGTTATCGAAGCAGACCGAGGTCCATGGCCTGGTCCTGGACGTGCGTGATCGCAAGGCCATGGAAGAGGCCATCGCTAGCCTGCCGTCTTCGTTCGCCAAATTGCGCGGCCTGATCAATAACGCCGGCCTGGCCCTGGGCGTCGACCCCGCGCCCAAGTGCGACCTCGATGACTGGGACACCATGGTCGACACCAATGTGAAGGGCCTGATCTACAGTACTCGCCTGCTGTTGCCGCGGCTGATCGCCCATGGTCGTGGCGCCGGGATCATCAACCTGGGCTCCATTGCCGGCAACTACCCGTATCCGGGCAGCCACGTGTATGGCGCGAGCAAGGCGTTCGTCAGACAGTTCTCGTTGAACCTGCGCTGTGACCTGCAAGGCACCGGCGTGCGGGTGAGCAATATCGAACCGGGGCTGTGCGAGAGCGAGTTTTCCCTGGTGCGCTTCGGTGGTGATCAGGAGCGCTACAACGCGACTTACGCCGGCGCCGAGCCGATCCAGCCGCAGGACATCGCCGAGACCATCTTCTGGGTGCTCAACACGCCGGCGCACATCAACATCAACAGCCTGGAGCTGATGCCGGTGAGCCAGACGTGGGCTGGGTTTGCCATCGAGCGCAACAAGGCCTGA
- the ureE gene encoding urease accessory protein UreE yields MLVIHRRIDTQPRWDAELHLTFDARSKSRLRCFSAAGEDVGLFLERGQPPLYDAECLQAEDGRIVRVCARPEQLLHVTCANAFELTRAAYHLGNRHVALQVGDGWLRLLDDYVLKAMLEQLGASVESIEAPFQPEHGAYGGGHHHSRHGDEDFNYAPRLHQFGVRS; encoded by the coding sequence ATGCTGGTTATCCACCGCAGAATCGACACTCAACCGCGCTGGGACGCCGAGCTGCACCTGACCTTTGACGCCCGCAGCAAAAGCCGTCTGCGCTGTTTCAGTGCCGCGGGGGAAGACGTGGGATTGTTCTTGGAGCGAGGCCAGCCGCCGCTGTACGACGCTGAATGCCTTCAGGCCGAGGATGGGCGCATCGTGCGTGTCTGCGCCCGCCCTGAACAATTGCTCCACGTTACCTGTGCCAATGCGTTCGAACTGACCCGTGCCGCCTACCACTTGGGCAATCGCCACGTTGCCTTGCAGGTGGGCGATGGCTGGCTGCGCCTGCTGGACGATTACGTGCTCAAGGCGATGCTCGAACAATTGGGCGCCAGCGTCGAATCCATTGAAGCGCCGTTCCAGCCGGAACACGGCGCCTACGGCGGCGGCCATCATCATTCCCGGCACGGCGACGAAGATTTCAATTACGCACCGCGCCTGCACCAGTTCGGCGTGCGTTCATGA
- a CDS encoding ABC transporter ATP-binding protein encodes MSGPILELKELDVFYGPIQALKKVSMHIGEGETVSLIGSNGAGKSTLLMSIFGQPRAAGGQIIYQGVDITHKSSHYIASNGIAQSPEGRRVFPDMTVEENLLMGTIPIGDKYASEDMQRMFELFPRLKERRNQRAMTMSGGEQQMLAIARALMSRPKLLLLDEPSLGLAPIVVKQIFATLRELASTGMTIFLVEQNANHALKLSDRAYVMVNGEIRLTGSGKELLANEEVRNAYLGGH; translated from the coding sequence ATGAGTGGGCCTATCCTCGAACTCAAGGAGCTGGACGTGTTCTACGGGCCGATCCAGGCCCTGAAGAAAGTCTCGATGCACATCGGCGAAGGCGAAACCGTGAGCCTGATCGGCTCCAACGGTGCCGGCAAGTCCACGCTACTGATGTCGATCTTCGGCCAGCCCCGCGCAGCGGGTGGGCAGATCATCTACCAGGGCGTGGACATCACCCACAAGTCGTCGCACTACATCGCCTCCAACGGTATCGCTCAATCGCCGGAAGGGCGCCGGGTGTTCCCCGACATGACCGTCGAGGAAAACCTGCTGATGGGCACCATTCCTATCGGTGACAAATACGCCAGCGAAGACATGCAGCGCATGTTCGAGCTGTTCCCGCGGCTCAAGGAGCGCCGCAACCAGCGAGCCATGACCATGTCCGGCGGCGAGCAGCAGATGCTCGCCATCGCCCGGGCCTTGATGAGCCGGCCGAAGTTGTTGCTGCTCGACGAGCCGAGCCTGGGACTGGCGCCGATCGTGGTGAAGCAGATCTTCGCGACCCTGCGGGAACTGGCGTCCACCGGCATGACTATCTTCCTGGTGGAGCAGAACGCCAACCACGCGCTCAAGCTGTCCGACCGGGCCTATGTGATGGTCAACGGAGAAATCCGCCTGACCGGCAGCGGCAAGGAACTGCTCGCTAACGAAGAGGTGCGCAACGCGTATCTTGGCGGGCATTGA
- a CDS encoding LysR substrate-binding domain-containing protein encodes MFAALPLNALRAFESAARLLSFKAAAAELSVTPTAISHQIRSLETWLGVQLFERLPRQVRLTDGGQRLFHSLHGALLEVAQTVDTLRPQRSTAHLTISTTAAFAALWLVPRLGRFYARHPTINVRLDTHCEVIDLHQDASVDMVVRYSLENYPNLYGMCLFDEYFGVYGSPEQIAALATRQPTTLISVRWHNTKLYAHGWDAWCARAGETWLTRQPCIREYDEEHYALQAAIAGQGLVLASNVLVSESVASGLLVAYRPHLQVNGAGYSALCVPGRERHPPVRAFFKWLEEEARQSGHALTSSIKLFQDRISQNQSNHAGKV; translated from the coding sequence ATGTTTGCTGCCCTACCGCTCAATGCGTTGCGTGCCTTCGAATCCGCTGCACGATTGCTCAGTTTCAAGGCCGCGGCGGCTGAGCTATCGGTAACGCCCACGGCGATTTCCCATCAGATCCGCTCACTGGAAACCTGGCTAGGCGTGCAACTCTTTGAGCGCCTGCCTCGTCAGGTGCGACTTACCGACGGTGGCCAACGCTTGTTCCACAGCCTGCACGGTGCCTTGCTGGAAGTGGCGCAAACCGTCGATACCCTGCGCCCGCAACGCAGCACCGCGCATCTGACGATTTCCACCACCGCAGCGTTCGCGGCGCTTTGGCTGGTGCCGCGCCTGGGTCGGTTCTACGCGCGCCATCCCACCATCAATGTCCGCCTGGACACGCACTGCGAAGTGATCGACCTGCACCAGGACGCCAGCGTGGACATGGTGGTGCGCTATAGCCTGGAGAACTACCCGAACCTGTATGGCATGTGTCTGTTCGACGAGTACTTCGGTGTATACGGTTCACCTGAGCAAATAGCCGCTCTGGCGACCCGACAACCGACGACGTTGATCAGTGTGCGATGGCACAACACCAAGCTGTATGCCCATGGCTGGGACGCCTGGTGTGCGCGGGCGGGAGAAACCTGGCTGACCCGTCAGCCCTGCATACGCGAATACGACGAGGAGCATTACGCCCTGCAAGCGGCGATTGCCGGGCAAGGCCTGGTCCTGGCGAGCAACGTCCTGGTTTCCGAAAGCGTCGCCAGCGGTTTGTTGGTCGCTTACCGCCCGCACCTCCAAGTCAACGGCGCGGGCTACAGCGCCTTATGCGTTCCGGGCCGGGAACGCCATCCGCCAGTACGAGCGTTTTTCAAATGGCTGGAGGAAGAGGCGCGGCAGTCCGGGCACGCCCTGACGAGTTCGATAAAACTGTTCCAGGACCGTATCAGCCAGAACCAGAGCAATCATGCGGGCAAAGTTTGA
- a CDS encoding AsmA family protein translates to MTRTSKIFAWGFACLIALLAALVLVIAFFDWNRLKPTLNAKVSEELHRPFAINGNLAVIWQREPQEGGWRAFVPWPHVVAEDLSLGNPDWSKTPQMVTLKRVELRISPLALLARRVAIPRIDLTEPNASLQRLADGRANWTFQFDPKDPDAEPSSWSVDIGAIGFDKGHVTLDDQTLKTRLEVLIDPLGKPIPFSDIVGEKTANKAREQGAAPQDYAFAFKVDGQYQGQNLSGSGKVGGLLALQDASQPFPLQAQAKIADTRIELAGILTDPKNLGALDLRLKLAGKSLANLYPLTGVTLPDSPPYATDGRLIAKLHEPEGAQFRYEAFNGKIGESDIHGDLAYVSSQPRPKLTGALVSDQLLFSDLAPLIGADSNTQQKARGGASKQPSDKVLPVEEFRTERWSVMDADVEFTGKRIVHSEQLPFTDLYTHLLLNNGQLSLEPLRFGVAGGRLDAQIRLNGQTRPLEGQAKLTARGFKLKQLFPGFEPMKTSFGELNGDADLSGRGNSVAALLGTANGNLKMLINDGAISRELMELAGLNVGNYVVGKIFGDKEVKINCAAADFGIKTGLATTRLFVFDTENAIIYIDGTANMATEQLDLSVTPESKGWRLISLRSPLYVRGTFAKPAAGVKAVPLMLRGAGMVALGVIAAPAAGLLALVAPSGGEPNQCAPLLEQMKAGKAPKTVKD, encoded by the coding sequence ATGACGCGCACCTCAAAAATTTTCGCCTGGGGCTTTGCCTGCCTCATCGCCCTGCTGGCCGCGCTTGTGCTGGTCATCGCTTTCTTCGACTGGAACCGCCTCAAGCCCACGCTCAACGCGAAGGTTTCCGAGGAGTTGCATCGTCCATTCGCAATCAATGGCAACCTGGCGGTGATCTGGCAGCGCGAACCGCAGGAAGGCGGCTGGCGCGCCTTTGTGCCATGGCCCCATGTCGTGGCCGAAGATCTGAGCCTGGGAAACCCGGACTGGTCGAAAACCCCGCAAATGGTCACGCTCAAGCGCGTCGAGCTACGTATCTCGCCCTTGGCCCTGTTGGCCCGGCGGGTGGCGATCCCGCGCATCGACCTGACCGAACCCAACGCCAGCCTGCAGCGCCTGGCTGATGGACGTGCCAACTGGACCTTCCAGTTCGATCCGAAGGACCCGGACGCCGAACCGTCCAGTTGGTCGGTCGATATTGGTGCCATCGGCTTTGACAAGGGGCATGTCACGCTGGATGACCAGACGCTCAAGACCAGGCTCGAGGTGTTGATCGACCCGTTGGGCAAGCCCATTCCGTTCAGCGATATCGTCGGTGAAAAGACCGCGAACAAAGCCCGGGAACAAGGTGCGGCGCCACAGGACTACGCCTTTGCTTTCAAGGTAGACGGGCAGTATCAAGGACAGAACCTGAGCGGTTCCGGCAAAGTCGGTGGCTTGCTGGCCTTGCAGGATGCATCGCAACCCTTTCCCCTGCAGGCCCAGGCGAAGATTGCCGACACCCGCATCGAGCTGGCCGGCATCCTTACCGACCCGAAGAACCTTGGTGCCCTGGACCTGCGTCTGAAACTGGCCGGTAAAAGCCTGGCCAATCTTTACCCGTTGACTGGCGTGACACTGCCGGATTCTCCACCCTATGCCACCGATGGTCGCCTGATCGCCAAGCTCCACGAACCGGAGGGGGCGCAGTTCCGCTACGAGGCGTTCAACGGCAAGATTGGCGAAAGCGATATTCACGGCGACCTGGCTTATGTTTCCAGCCAGCCGAGGCCGAAACTCACTGGCGCGCTGGTATCCGATCAGCTGTTGTTCAGCGACCTGGCGCCGCTTATCGGCGCCGACTCCAACACGCAACAGAAGGCGCGTGGCGGCGCCAGCAAACAACCGTCCGACAAGGTCTTGCCGGTGGAGGAATTCCGCACTGAGCGCTGGAGCGTAATGGATGCCGACGTGGAGTTCACCGGCAAGCGCATCGTCCACAGCGAGCAGTTGCCCTTTACCGACCTCTACACTCATTTGCTGCTGAACAATGGCCAGTTGAGCCTTGAACCCTTGCGCTTTGGCGTGGCTGGTGGTCGTCTCGATGCGCAGATTCGCCTAAATGGACAGACCCGGCCCCTCGAAGGCCAGGCGAAACTGACCGCGCGAGGCTTCAAGCTCAAGCAGCTTTTCCCGGGTTTCGAACCGATGAAAACCAGTTTCGGCGAGCTCAATGGCGACGCCGATCTGTCCGGCCGAGGTAATTCGGTAGCGGCGTTGCTGGGCACCGCCAATGGCAACTTGAAGATGCTCATCAATGACGGCGCTATCAGTCGGGAGTTGATGGAGCTGGCTGGGTTGAACGTTGGCAACTATGTGGTGGGAAAAATCTTCGGCGACAAGGAAGTGAAGATCAATTGCGCGGCGGCTGATTTCGGCATCAAGACCGGCCTGGCGACCACTCGCCTGTTCGTATTCGATACCGAGAACGCGATCATCTATATCGATGGCACGGCGAATATGGCTACGGAGCAACTGGACCTGAGCGTCACCCCGGAGTCCAAGGGCTGGCGGTTGATTTCCCTGCGTTCGCCGCTGTATGTACGAGGCACCTTCGCCAAGCCCGCCGCCGGGGTCAAGGCCGTGCCGCTGATGTTGCGTGGGGCCGGGATGGTCGCGCTGGGTGTCATCGCCGCGCCGGCGGCGGGGTTGCTGGCGTTGGTCGCTCCCAGCGGCGGCGAGCCGAACCAGTGTGCACCGTTGCTTGAACAGATGAAGGCTGGCAAGGCGCCGAAGACAGTAAAGGATTGA
- a CDS encoding AGE family epimerase/isomerase, which yields MPEASRSALLPELTTLFATVHQQFHDVIVPMWQGPGWNAELALPYESLDTQHKPLPPQRYRAMACARQLYVFASLIGEVPQAEERAAALFRSLQRHFHDAEHGGWFYSIDPQGIPLDTGKDLYTHAFILFACAHYWGKVREPLVESVLNAALEIIARRFATGDGLYEASLGRDWSTAETGPLQNPLMHLAEAFLATLAVRDDAAVHQALLSLCEGMLKCFVDPQRQVMMEKPLKAVDNWFEPGHQFEWYFLLASSPLLRGGKLHMALERSFGDTEQQGVDPGTAGVCAMLALEPQTAPRDATPRIWAQAEYLRALTLRPGSEGTLLRQLRALQQHFLHPLGWNECLDANGNVSRRDMPSTTPYHLLTCYRGLADYLA from the coding sequence ATGCCTGAAGCCTCCCGCTCCGCCCTTCTACCCGAATTGACCACGCTGTTCGCCACGGTGCATCAGCAGTTTCACGATGTGATCGTGCCGATGTGGCAAGGTCCGGGCTGGAATGCCGAGCTGGCGTTGCCCTATGAGTCCCTGGATACCCAGCACAAGCCGCTGCCGCCCCAGCGTTATCGCGCCATGGCCTGTGCGCGGCAGTTGTATGTGTTCGCCAGCCTGATCGGCGAAGTGCCGCAGGCCGAGGAGCGGGCCGCCGCGCTGTTTCGCTCGCTGCAACGGCACTTCCACGATGCCGAGCATGGCGGCTGGTTCTACAGCATCGACCCGCAGGGGATACCGCTGGATACCGGCAAGGATCTGTACACCCACGCCTTCATCCTGTTCGCCTGCGCCCATTACTGGGGCAAGGTTCGCGAGCCGCTGGTGGAGTCGGTGCTCAATGCGGCCCTGGAAATCATCGCGCGACGCTTCGCCACTGGCGACGGTCTCTACGAAGCCAGCCTTGGCCGCGACTGGTCGACAGCCGAAACCGGCCCGCTGCAGAACCCGCTGATGCATCTGGCGGAGGCTTTTCTCGCGACCCTTGCGGTTCGCGACGATGCCGCTGTTCACCAAGCGTTGCTGAGCCTGTGCGAGGGGATGCTCAAGTGCTTCGTTGATCCGCAACGGCAAGTCATGATGGAGAAACCGCTCAAGGCTGTGGATAACTGGTTCGAGCCGGGACATCAGTTCGAGTGGTATTTCCTGCTGGCCTCATCGCCCTTGTTGCGTGGCGGCAAACTGCACATGGCCCTGGAACGCAGCTTCGGCGATACCGAACAACAAGGCGTCGATCCGGGCACCGCTGGCGTTTGCGCCATGCTGGCCCTGGAGCCGCAGACGGCTCCGCGCGATGCAACCCCACGCATCTGGGCCCAGGCGGAATACCTGCGGGCACTCACGCTGCGCCCTGGCAGCGAAGGGACGTTGCTGCGCCAGTTACGGGCGTTGCAGCAACATTTCCTGCATCCCCTGGGCTGGAACGAATGTCTTGATGCCAACGGCAATGTCAGCCGCCGGGATATGCCGTCCACTACGCCTTATCACCTGCTGACCTGCTATCGCGGGCTGGCTGACTATCTGGCCTGA
- the ureG gene encoding urease accessory protein UreG, whose protein sequence is MNTQPLRVGIGGPVGSGKTALTLALCLALRERYNLAVVTNDIYTREDADFLVRNEALAPERIIGVETGGCPHTAIREDASINLEAVDQLNRRFPGLDLILVESGGDNLSATFSPELSDLTIYVIDVSAGDKLPRKGGPGICKSDLLVINKIDLAPLVGASLELMNSDTQRMRNGKPFVFSNQKTGQGLDDIIAFIERQGLLSAA, encoded by the coding sequence ATGAATACACAACCTTTGCGCGTCGGTATTGGCGGCCCGGTAGGCTCCGGCAAGACCGCACTGACCCTGGCTCTCTGCCTGGCCTTGCGCGAGCGCTACAACCTGGCCGTGGTCACCAACGATATCTACACCCGTGAAGACGCTGACTTCCTGGTGCGCAACGAAGCCCTGGCGCCGGAGCGGATCATCGGCGTGGAAACCGGCGGGTGCCCGCACACGGCGATTCGCGAAGATGCCTCGATCAACCTTGAAGCGGTGGACCAGTTGAACCGGCGCTTCCCGGGCCTCGACCTGATCCTGGTCGAGTCCGGTGGCGACAACCTGTCCGCGACCTTCAGCCCCGAGCTATCGGACCTGACCATTTACGTGATCGACGTATCGGCTGGCGACAAGCTGCCGCGCAAGGGCGGGCCGGGCATCTGCAAATCCGACCTGCTGGTGATCAACAAGATTGACCTGGCGCCATTGGTGGGCGCCTCCCTGGAACTGATGAACAGCGATACCCAGCGGATGCGCAACGGCAAGCCCTTCGTGTTCAGCAACCAGAAGACCGGCCAGGGCCTGGACGACATCATCGCCTTCATCGAGCGCCAGGGCCTGCTGAGCGCCGCGTGA
- a CDS encoding triacylglycerol lipase, whose translation MSQRCATRYPLVLVPGMLGFIRLVLYPYWYGIVEALRRGGAVVVAVKVSPLHSSEVRGEQLLARIEEILRETGAQKVNLIGHSQGALTARYAAALRPDLVASVTSVAGTNHGSELADYLQDHYPADSAKGRLLSALLRLINALMSLLDTGYHGPKLPVDIRASHASLTTAGVALFNERYPQGLPQTWGGQGPEEVNGVRYYSWSGTLQPGKTDRGRNLLDGTNRSCRLFARTFVREAGQCDGMVGRYSSHLGAVIRDDYPLDHFDVVNQSLGLVGRGAEPIRLFVEHAQRLKDAGV comes from the coding sequence ATGTCGCAACGCTGCGCCACTCGCTACCCGCTGGTGCTGGTCCCGGGCATGCTCGGGTTCATTCGCCTGGTGTTGTATCCGTATTGGTATGGCATCGTCGAGGCGTTGCGCCGGGGTGGAGCCGTGGTGGTCGCGGTGAAGGTTTCGCCATTGCATTCGTCCGAAGTTCGCGGCGAGCAATTGCTGGCACGGATCGAGGAAATTCTCAGGGAAACCGGCGCGCAAAAGGTCAACCTGATCGGCCACAGCCAGGGCGCCCTCACTGCCCGCTACGCAGCCGCCCTGCGCCCGGATCTGGTGGCCTCGGTCACATCGGTGGCGGGCACCAACCACGGGTCCGAACTGGCCGATTACCTGCAAGACCATTATCCGGCCGACAGCGCCAAAGGGCGGTTGCTCAGCGCTTTGCTGCGGCTGATCAACGCGTTGATGAGCCTGCTCGACACCGGCTATCACGGACCAAAATTGCCGGTGGACATTCGCGCCTCCCACGCCTCGCTGACGACTGCCGGCGTGGCGTTGTTCAACGAGCGTTATCCACAAGGCCTGCCGCAGACTTGGGGCGGGCAGGGGCCGGAAGAAGTCAATGGCGTGCGTTATTACTCGTGGTCCGGGACTCTGCAGCCGGGCAAGACCGACAGGGGCCGCAACCTGCTCGACGGTACCAATCGCAGCTGCCGGCTGTTCGCGCGCACCTTCGTGCGCGAAGCCGGGCAGTGCGACGGCATGGTCGGGCGCTACAGCTCGCACCTGGGCGCGGTGATTCGTGATGATTATCCCCTGGACCATTTCGACGTCGTCAATCAGTCGCTGGGGCTGGTGGGCAGGGGGGCGGAACCGATCCGGTTGTTTGTCGAGCATGCGCAGCGGTTGAAGGATGCCGGGGTGTAG